One part of the Sorangiineae bacterium MSr11954 genome encodes these proteins:
- a CDS encoding energy transducer TonB, with translation MARIEPLPKPRTETGEVITPGEGERPRLISGEEYPIFPGDALLRVRSTVVVAARCLIRTDGTVSNCTMVCSDPAFDEIVLQNLQTRRYTPFLFRGRPMDVTYTFPFAIYPPSTAIRPAATF, from the coding sequence ATGGCGCGCATTGAGCCGCTGCCAAAACCTCGAACCGAGACGGGCGAAGTCATCACCCCCGGCGAAGGGGAGCGCCCTCGTCTCATTTCGGGAGAGGAGTACCCCATTTTTCCGGGAGACGCCCTCCTGCGCGTTCGAAGCACGGTTGTCGTGGCCGCGCGGTGTTTGATTCGCACGGACGGCACCGTGTCCAACTGCACGATGGTCTGCTCGGACCCCGCCTTCGACGAGATTGTTCTCCAAAACTTGCAGACGCGCCGGTACACGCCATTCCTCTTTCGAGGCCGTCCCATGGACGTCACGTACACGTTCCCTTTTGCCATTTACCCACCCTCGACCGCCATTCGCCCCGCCGCGACGTTTTGA
- the rph gene encoding ribonuclease PH, whose protein sequence is MRSDGRAFDALRPVEMILGFHRPSEGSVLYRAGGTIVLCTASVDPKVPPFLEGKGKGWVTAEYQMHPRANPPRRENRDGRGKAPSGRTQEIQRLVGRALRAAVLLERLGEVTITIDCDVLEADGGTRTASVTGGFVALALAVAKLRQRGTVTGPVLREPVAATSVGLLKSDELALDLVYTEDSAAEVDLNVVATASGAIIEVQGTAEGAPAPRARIDAMLDLALDGVAELTRLQRTALAGAGVALDSLLASDAAVTA, encoded by the coding sequence ATGCGATCCGATGGCCGCGCGTTCGATGCGCTTCGTCCCGTGGAAATGATTCTAGGATTTCACCGTCCCTCGGAGGGGTCCGTGCTCTATCGCGCGGGGGGAACGATCGTTCTTTGCACGGCGTCGGTCGACCCGAAGGTGCCGCCGTTTTTGGAGGGCAAGGGCAAGGGATGGGTCACGGCGGAGTACCAGATGCACCCGCGTGCCAACCCGCCGCGACGGGAAAATCGCGATGGGCGAGGCAAAGCCCCCAGCGGGCGCACGCAAGAGATTCAGCGGCTGGTGGGGCGAGCGCTGCGGGCGGCGGTGCTGCTCGAACGGCTGGGGGAGGTGACCATCACCATCGACTGCGATGTGCTCGAGGCCGATGGTGGAACACGGACCGCCTCGGTCACGGGGGGCTTCGTGGCGCTGGCGCTCGCCGTGGCCAAGCTGCGGCAGCGGGGCACCGTGACGGGGCCCGTGCTGCGCGAGCCGGTGGCGGCGACGAGCGTGGGGCTCCTCAAGAGCGACGAGCTGGCGCTCGACCTGGTGTACACGGAGGACTCGGCGGCCGAGGTCGATCTCAACGTGGTGGCCACGGCGTCGGGTGCCATCATCGAGGTGCAAGGCACGGCCGAGGGCGCGCCCGCGCCGCGCGCGCGCATCGACGCGATGCTCGACTTGGCGCTCGACGGGGTGGCCGAGCTCACGCGGCTGCAGCGCACCGCCCTCGCTGGCGCCGGCGTGGCGCTCGATTCGCTGCTCGCGAGCGACGCCGCGGTGACCGCGTGA
- a CDS encoding ATP-binding protein, whose translation MNRRSAAPPRKTIATRVLASFAVTVIAFAMTVGWSVVAQRRAAQDNEELARGYLPAALGLGQLRASQGTLAALVEGSPDERNPEAMRYVLETLARVRHQTFVDTRESLRQGLATVGSPSSRELAAALTLELTAIEDELEGDKEHFEALLTALGEGDKNAVNRILVEAGPLEHRAARRLRDVAERIRTSMDRISEDAQRREQRAIYALIALAVLTLGVGVLVSIHTRRLLAPLARVTERAQAVAHGDLTPQTVVPTNDEIGDLAMAFERMVGAVASAQAQALSNERLAAIGKMAAHVTHEIRNPLSSIGLNIELLEEELGAGESRSLLQAIAREVQRLEHLSEEYLRLARLPSPRMEAEDIAGAVHEVVNFSRAEMDRADCKVRVDIADKLPPALFDESQIRQALLNLLRNAREAMPRGGDIDVIVRAEGMSVVVRVNDRGGGIPDEIRPRVFDPFFSTKGEGTGLGLAITRQIVVAHGGSVTAEPREGGGTSFRVALPIAPARASEPRGGRPALPPARQAISK comes from the coding sequence GTGAACCGGCGAAGCGCCGCGCCGCCGCGCAAGACCATCGCGACCCGGGTGCTGGCGTCGTTCGCGGTCACCGTCATCGCGTTTGCCATGACCGTGGGGTGGAGCGTCGTGGCCCAGCGGCGCGCCGCGCAGGACAACGAGGAGCTCGCGCGCGGTTACCTGCCCGCGGCCCTCGGCCTGGGGCAGCTGCGCGCGAGCCAAGGGACGCTCGCGGCGCTGGTCGAGGGCAGCCCCGACGAGCGCAACCCCGAGGCCATGCGCTACGTGCTGGAGACATTGGCGCGGGTGCGGCACCAGACGTTCGTCGATACGCGCGAGTCTCTCCGGCAGGGGCTCGCCACCGTGGGGAGCCCCAGCTCGCGCGAGCTGGCGGCCGCGCTCACCTTGGAGCTGACGGCCATCGAGGACGAGCTCGAGGGCGACAAGGAGCACTTCGAGGCGCTGCTCACGGCCCTCGGCGAGGGCGACAAAAACGCCGTCAACCGCATCTTGGTCGAGGCGGGCCCGCTCGAGCACAGGGCGGCGCGGCGCTTGCGCGACGTGGCCGAGCGCATCCGCACCTCGATGGACCGCATCTCCGAGGACGCCCAGCGCCGCGAGCAGCGGGCCATCTATGCGCTCATCGCGCTGGCCGTGCTCACCCTGGGCGTCGGCGTCCTCGTTTCCATCCACACGCGGCGGCTGCTCGCGCCGCTGGCGCGGGTCACCGAGCGCGCGCAGGCGGTCGCGCACGGCGATCTGACGCCGCAAACCGTGGTGCCGACCAACGACGAGATCGGCGATCTGGCCATGGCGTTCGAGCGCATGGTCGGCGCCGTCGCCAGCGCGCAGGCGCAGGCGCTCTCCAACGAGCGCCTGGCGGCCATCGGAAAAATGGCGGCGCACGTCACGCACGAGATCCGCAATCCGCTCTCGTCGATCGGGTTGAACATCGAGCTCCTGGAGGAGGAGCTCGGCGCCGGCGAGTCACGGTCGCTGCTGCAAGCCATCGCGCGCGAGGTGCAGCGGCTCGAGCACCTCTCCGAGGAGTACCTGCGCCTGGCGCGCCTCCCCTCGCCGCGCATGGAGGCGGAGGACATCGCGGGCGCCGTCCACGAGGTGGTGAATTTTTCGCGGGCCGAGATGGACCGAGCCGACTGCAAGGTGCGCGTGGACATCGCCGACAAGCTGCCCCCCGCCCTGTTCGACGAGTCCCAAATCCGCCAAGCGCTGCTGAACCTCCTGCGCAACGCGCGCGAGGCGATGCCGCGCGGCGGCGACATCGACGTCATCGTGCGCGCCGAAGGTATGAGCGTGGTGGTGCGCGTGAACGACCGGGGCGGCGGCATCCCCGACGAAATCCGCCCGCGCGTCTTCGATCCGTTCTTCTCCACCAAGGGCGAAGGGACGGGCCTGGGGCTGGCCATCACACGCCAAATCGTGGTGGCCCACGGCGGCTCGGTCACCGCCGAGCCGCGCGAGGGCGGCGGCACCAGCTTTCGCGTCGCGCTCCCCATCGCACCGGCGCGCGCCTCCGAGCCGCGCGGCGGCCGTCCGGCGCTCCCGCCGGCGCGTCAGGCGATATCGAAATAG